In the Candidatus Brocadiia bacterium genome, one interval contains:
- a CDS encoding PQQ-binding-like beta-propeller repeat protein, with product MYYIFTPAISAEPAVNAPLVEVIYTWNQPKNPFDDIIYRRLSRTLDKEEAVYYYAMYARCKDEILITGEDDVPLQEWLPDRVIVNGKALQSNDYTGYIGKSRIILYQQSPYGLLELGEMDKNGVYAESIEFVNTTASQIGQESPPSLWYIGGSILGAASILDYVKNDKEPTNHAPTALFNVIPETGSTNTVFWFDAGTSSDIDEPVQNLMVRWDWENDGVWDTSFSIAKTITRTFTAGAHTIAMQMRDSAGAFVTATKTITVIAPGGPLAATPQPIFHTNLQRTGLTAMAGPVTDTVKRQYATGGVIQSSPVIAADNTIYAGSFDGKVYALNPNGTLKWASQILGQIYSTPAIGSDGTLYIGAGTALYALNNTTGAVNWSYNTGNTVRSSPAIGADGTIYFGSGNGNIYAVNYDGSFKWLYPTGGAVDSAPAIAADGTLYIGSNDNYLYALDTNPLSLRWRYQAGGAIVGVPAVGADGTVYAGATNGIIYAINPNGTLKWTAATAGPVYSSPAVNATTLHVGSDDFSLYSIALATGGINWSFPTTATIRSSPAIDTTGNIYFGSDDGRVYCLNSAGTVVWSRDIGSAVRSSPAINNSNVGASPAVVYIGADNGSLYTIGSGPADPANIVLSKKANKQYITIGEIITYNITVSNFTSTTDTSNNNIVIDTIPAGFRYIPGSSVIDGVNLADPVITGTALTFPDLDAIAPGQTKTLSYQLIAGSGLAKGRYVNSAYCDYFDVIWKTSNTASEEVMVIDDPLFDLGTIMGRVFIDTNANGVFDQGEKGVASATIIMENGVLAITDKEGMYHIPAVKPGTHHLKIGSYAEDYSVGLSQIVRVTEGLLLKVNFAINPKYSDNIYKNGYGGVMLGSGEIGYSSVKGNTDLANRDKRLQKRLYTDGRLAFYTNFVMHPEAHVIVSYDTDRISNKNTDLFKYTDPDKYYPTYGDNSRVSYEGANTQGPLYLLAEMGDGNTHKLGIIVGNYQTNINKTELINYNRALYGANVYLDVPVPKGFDRFVLFPNNISLFTSQSRQVPAVNEFQSTGGSFYYLKNQSIVTGSEKVTIETRDKLSNLTLSSVTKARDIDYEIDYGNGRIIFFQPVGMVQESSTIISSNILNGNPVYIKVAYEYETDALDYSKGVYGGRIATPNIGLTYIQSRNNRDGVYPAFSGTAASQTDTNDYTIGGADVNLSFPISGTGSIDIKAEYAQSESTGIPDYFSLDGGSGFSPISTTKTDGNAYLLKTRADITKDIQTSLVYQRTGEGFESTATSANQGTQKYGMNTTIKTSDRLKFMVGYDAQETLEPNPATIAGTLIGAQKNQTAFLQANWALEPGKLNLTGEYRYQDVEIPSTALSDNNSGTDILAARLDYQYTKQTRLFVAQQFAIQDTPTNQYSNTQTTLGGSTIFSDKSQLSVQGSVATDAYSVLSGFSYPVSSRTNMYTNYGLGASDTEGQTMTSAIGGRSQVTNKTSVYAQEEYKTSDKEQMVSNNQKVGEETQLTSEWTVRNSFETGLVNYFDETQTTRQVVSVNAQYSHKPARTTVQSGGDTKDTKNTEDLKSGLTTLSTKLEFRADNGIQNKKQYLTANNLKYQLTEDLSGMLRLNWARTDNTTTDKVESLFREYGIGTALRPVKWDKWLLIAKYTYLEDIRNQSNSQIKANIYALETAYDILPPLQVVEKYAHRRMSEEIGYIPETHSNTDLWINRINYTFGATAPWRSANTNHLKSFIVGGEYRILRTEAKNSLTDQLTGGTTDKKTGYLAEIGYKFDKTMHFGIGYNFTDFTDNLEHTYDYSVRGFFIRMNIAY from the coding sequence TTGTATTACATATTCACGCCTGCCATTTCAGCCGAGCCTGCCGTCAACGCGCCGCTGGTCGAGGTCATCTACACCTGGAACCAACCCAAAAACCCATTTGACGATATAATTTACCGGCGCCTGTCCAGAACGCTGGATAAAGAAGAAGCCGTTTATTATTACGCCATGTATGCCCGGTGCAAGGACGAAATACTGATTACCGGCGAGGACGATGTCCCTTTGCAGGAATGGCTGCCCGACCGGGTAATAGTCAACGGCAAAGCGCTTCAGTCAAACGATTACACCGGATACATCGGTAAAAGCCGGATTATCCTTTATCAGCAATCGCCTTACGGACTGCTGGAACTGGGAGAGATGGACAAAAACGGGGTTTATGCTGAATCAATCGAATTCGTCAATACCACCGCGTCCCAGATAGGCCAAGAATCTCCGCCCAGCCTGTGGTATATCGGCGGTTCCATCCTGGGCGCGGCCAGCATTCTCGACTACGTCAAGAATGACAAGGAACCAACCAACCACGCGCCTACAGCCTTATTTAATGTAATCCCTGAAACCGGTTCAACCAACACGGTGTTTTGGTTCGATGCCGGCACGTCATCCGATATCGACGAGCCAGTACAAAACTTAATGGTGCGTTGGGACTGGGAAAACGACGGCGTCTGGGACACATCTTTCTCTATTGCCAAAACGATTACCCGGACATTCACCGCCGGCGCACATACGATAGCCATGCAGATGCGCGACAGCGCCGGCGCGTTTGTAACCGCGACCAAGACTATCACGGTCATAGCGCCGGGCGGACCGCTGGCCGCAACGCCTCAGCCGATATTCCATACCAACTTGCAACGAACCGGTCTGACCGCGATGGCCGGACCGGTTACAGACACCGTCAAGCGGCAATACGCCACCGGCGGCGTCATCCAGTCATCGCCGGTGATTGCCGCTGACAACACCATTTATGCCGGCTCATTCGACGGCAAGGTCTATGCGCTCAACCCCAACGGCACGCTCAAATGGGCATCTCAGATTCTGGGACAGATATATTCCACTCCGGCCATCGGCTCAGACGGCACTCTATACATCGGCGCCGGCACGGCGCTATACGCCCTGAACAATACCACCGGCGCGGTGAACTGGTCTTATAACACCGGCAACACAGTGCGTTCATCACCGGCCATCGGCGCGGACGGCACCATATATTTCGGCTCGGGCAACGGCAATATCTACGCCGTCAACTACGACGGTTCGTTCAAATGGCTATATCCGACCGGTGGCGCGGTTGATTCAGCTCCGGCTATTGCCGCGGACGGCACGCTCTATATCGGGTCCAACGATAATTATTTATACGCCCTGGATACAAACCCTCTGTCATTGAGATGGAGATACCAAGCCGGCGGCGCGATTGTCGGAGTTCCGGCTGTCGGTGCGGACGGAACCGTTTATGCCGGCGCAACCAACGGAATTATCTATGCCATCAATCCCAACGGCACGCTCAAATGGACCGCCGCTACTGCCGGGCCGGTATATTCATCACCGGCCGTAAACGCCACCACGCTTCATGTCGGTTCTGACGATTTCAGTTTATATTCCATTGCCCTGGCTACCGGCGGCATCAACTGGTCTTTTCCAACCACGGCAACGATACGCTCTTCTCCGGCGATAGATACTACCGGCAATATCTATTTCGGCTCGGATGACGGCAGGGTTTATTGCCTCAATTCAGCCGGGACTGTGGTCTGGAGCCGCGATATCGGCTCGGCGGTGCGTTCATCGCCGGCCATAAACAACAGCAATGTCGGCGCATCACCGGCGGTGGTTTATATCGGAGCCGATAACGGCAGCCTCTATACCATCGGCTCAGGCCCGGCTGACCCGGCTAATATCGTCCTGTCCAAAAAGGCCAATAAACAATACATCACCATCGGGGAAATCATTACATATAATATTACCGTCAGCAATTTCACCTCCACCACCGATACATCTAATAATAATATCGTCATCGATACCATTCCGGCCGGGTTCAGGTATATCCCGGGCTCAAGCGTGATTGATGGGGTCAACTTGGCCGACCCGGTCATCACCGGCACGGCGCTGACATTCCCGGATTTAGACGCGATAGCGCCCGGCCAGACCAAGACGCTGTCGTATCAACTAATAGCCGGCAGCGGCCTGGCCAAAGGCCGATATGTCAACAGCGCCTATTGCGACTATTTTGACGTAATCTGGAAAACCTCGAACACGGCCAGCGAAGAAGTGATGGTCATTGACGACCCTCTTTTCGACCTGGGCACGATAATGGGCCGGGTATTCATAGATACCAACGCCAACGGCGTATTTGACCAAGGCGAAAAGGGCGTGGCATCCGCAACAATAATAATGGAGAATGGCGTATTAGCAATAACTGATAAAGAGGGTATGTATCATATTCCGGCGGTCAAACCCGGCACACACCATTTAAAAATAGGCAGTTATGCCGAAGATTATTCGGTCGGGTTATCTCAAATAGTTCGGGTTACCGAAGGCCTGCTCCTAAAGGTTAATTTTGCAATCAACCCTAAATACTCAGACAATATATATAAAAATGGGTACGGCGGCGTTATGCTAGGCAGCGGCGAGATAGGCTATTCATCTGTCAAAGGCAATACCGACCTGGCCAATCGTGATAAGCGTTTACAGAAAAGACTCTATACTGACGGCAGGCTGGCGTTTTATACAAATTTTGTCATGCATCCCGAAGCCCACGTTATTGTTTCCTATGATACCGATAGAATCTCAAATAAAAATACTGATTTATTCAAATATACAGACCCGGACAAATATTACCCAACTTATGGCGATAATTCCAGGGTTTCTTATGAAGGCGCTAATACGCAGGGACCACTATATTTATTGGCGGAAATGGGCGACGGAAACACTCACAAACTTGGTATAATAGTCGGCAACTATCAGACTAATATTAACAAAACTGAATTAATCAACTATAACCGCGCGCTGTATGGAGCAAATGTATATTTGGATGTCCCGGTGCCAAAAGGATTTGACAGATTTGTGCTATTCCCCAATAATATTTCGCTTTTTACCAGCCAGTCGCGTCAGGTGCCGGCCGTGAATGAATTCCAATCAACCGGCGGCTCGTTCTACTACCTCAAGAACCAAAGCATAGTCACCGGTTCTGAAAAGGTTACCATAGAAACACGGGATAAGCTGTCAAACCTTACATTATCATCTGTCACCAAGGCGCGGGATATTGACTACGAGATAGATTATGGTAACGGCCGGATTATCTTCTTCCAACCGGTTGGAATGGTTCAGGAATCCAGCACCATAATATCCAGCAATATCCTTAACGGTAACCCGGTCTATATTAAAGTGGCTTACGAATACGAAACAGACGCACTTGATTATTCCAAAGGCGTTTACGGCGGACGGATTGCCACGCCTAATATCGGGTTAACCTATATTCAGTCCCGAAATAATCGGGACGGAGTTTATCCCGCCTTCAGCGGGACTGCGGCTTCGCAAACTGATACGAATGATTATACGATCGGCGGAGCTGATGTGAACCTCAGTTTCCCGATTAGCGGAACCGGTTCCATTGACATCAAAGCCGAATACGCCCAGTCCGAGTCAACCGGAATACCGGACTACTTTTCGCTGGACGGCGGTTCCGGTTTCAGCCCGATCAGCACGACCAAGACCGACGGCAACGCCTATCTCTTAAAGACCAGGGCCGACATCACCAAGGATATCCAGACCAGCCTGGTTTACCAACGCACCGGTGAAGGATTCGAATCCACCGCTACTTCAGCCAACCAAGGCACACAGAAATACGGCATGAATACGACCATCAAAACCAGCGACAGGTTAAAATTCATGGTCGGTTATGACGCACAGGAAACGCTGGAACCCAATCCGGCCACTATTGCCGGCACGCTCATAGGCGCGCAGAAAAACCAGACCGCTTTCCTGCAGGCAAATTGGGCGCTGGAGCCGGGGAAACTCAACCTAACCGGCGAATACCGGTATCAGGATGTAGAAATTCCGTCTACTGCCCTGTCTGATAACAACTCAGGGACAGATATCCTGGCCGCCCGGCTGGATTACCAATACACCAAACAAACCCGACTCTTTGTCGCCCAACAGTTTGCAATTCAGGATACCCCCACTAACCAATATTCCAACACCCAGACAACCTTGGGCGGCTCGACCATATTCTCGGATAAATCACAGCTATCGGTCCAGGGCTCGGTGGCCACAGACGCTTATTCGGTCCTGAGCGGTTTCTCGTATCCGGTCAGCTCCAGAACCAATATGTATACCAATTACGGATTAGGCGCCTCTGATACCGAAGGCCAGACGATGACCTCGGCCATCGGCGGCCGAAGCCAGGTCACAAATAAAACATCCGTTTACGCACAGGAAGAATACAAGACCTCGGACAAGGAACAGATGGTTTCCAACAACCAAAAGGTGGGCGAGGAAACACAGCTAACATCAGAGTGGACCGTAAGGAACTCATTTGAGACCGGCCTGGTCAATTACTTCGACGAAACACAGACCACAAGACAGGTCGTGTCAGTTAATGCACAATATAGCCACAAACCCGCCCGAACGACTGTTCAGTCGGGCGGGGACACAAAGGACACAAAGAATACGGAAGATCTAAAATCAGGCTTAACGACATTAAGCACCAAGTTAGAATTCCGGGCCGACAACGGTATTCAAAACAAGAAGCAATACCTGACCGCCAATAACCTCAAATATCAGTTGACCGAAGACCTATCCGGAATGTTGAGGTTGAACTGGGCTCGGACAGACAACACCACTACCGATAAGGTCGAAAGCCTGTTCCGTGAATACGGCATCGGCACGGCGCTCCGGCCGGTCAAATGGGACAAATGGCTCCTTATTGCCAAGTACACCTATCTGGAAGACATAAGGAACCAATCAAACAGCCAGATAAAAGCCAACATCTACGCCCTGGAAACGGCCTATGATATTTTACCCCCATTGCAAGTGGTTGAAAAATACGCGCACCGCCGGATGTCTGAGGAAATCGGCTATATCCCCGAGACCCACAGTAATACCGACTTATGGATAAACCGCATTAACTACACGTTTGGCGCTACAGCGCCATGGCGCTCTGCGAACACAAACCACCTGAAAAGCTTTATAGTCGGCGGCGAGTATCGTATCCTCAGAACCGAGGCAAAGAATTCACTGACAGACCAACTGACCGGAGGCACGACGGACAAAAAGACCGGCTATCTGGCGGAAATAGGATACAAGTTCGATAAGACCATGCATTTCGGCATCGGCTACAACTTCACCGACTTCACCGATAACCTGGAACATACCTATGACTATTCGGTGCGCGGATTCTTTATCCGGATGAATATTGCATATTAG
- a CDS encoding fibronectin type III domain-containing protein, with translation MHSKSILKTATVIMFIAYITAFNYGGCGDIGGSSGSSGTPTATAQVTSPTPSNSATNVITTTQVSWASVSGATSYDVFFGTTAPGTFVGNQSGTSYNPDTLTYSTTYYWRIDSKNSVGTTTGNVWTFITQIAPSAQVTSPSPANNTINASINQQLGWASASGATSYDVYFGTTSPGTFIINQSGTSYNPGTFTYSTTYYWRIDSKNATGTTTGTVWSFTTQIAPPLSLNVAVISSSQIDLTWTDNTDNETGYKIERKTGSGGTYSQIADIGANIITYSNTGLVDGAIYYYRVRAYNATTNSAYSNEASDAIALNAPTILSANTVSTSQINLTWTDNSSNEDGFKIECKTGAGGIWTQITTVSANLTTYSNTGLTDGTVYSYRIMAYNSNGDSTYTNEASATTLLIAPLGLLTIISRTAIALYWIDTTDNEDGYEIERGVTNTAYSLLITVTANTSVYTDTNLSLSSTYYYRVRAYNNVAASAYSNEVYVRARDWSVIAAGSGHTIALKIDGSLYAWGQNFYGELGDGTTTNRLTPTRIGTDTNWSAIDAGVGYNIALKIDGTLWAWGDNAYGQLGDGTIGTNKNTPTRIGTDTDWLAIAAGGWHTIALKANGSLWTWGYNEYGQLGDGTTISKTTPTRIGTENNWSVIAAGYEHTVALKSDGSLYTWGWNRSGQLGDGTSGYGTNKLIPTLIGTGWSAIAAGWYHTIALKSDGSLHTWGSNGYGALADGTIYANLTPTLIGTGFSAIAAGEEHAIALKTDGTLWAWGSNGFGRLGDGTTINKNTPTLIGTGWSAIAAGGAHTSALKTDGSFWAWGLNDNGQLGDGTTTQRNTPTQAGQ, from the coding sequence CGGTTGTGGAGACATTGGTGGCTCAAGTGGCAGTAGCGGAACACCAACCGCAACTGCCCAAGTAACCTCACCGACACCGTCTAATAGCGCAACTAATGTGATAACAACTACTCAAGTCTCTTGGGCTTCTGTCAGTGGCGCAACTTCTTATGATGTCTTTTTCGGCACAACTGCACCTGGGACATTTGTCGGCAATCAGTCCGGCACGAGTTATAATCCTGATACACTTACATATAGCACCACCTATTACTGGCGGATAGATTCCAAAAATAGTGTTGGGACAACTACCGGTAATGTCTGGACCTTTATCACGCAAATAGCACCGTCTGCACAGGTAACCTCGCCAAGCCCGGCTAATAATACAATTAATGCGTCTATTAATCAACAGTTAGGTTGGGCATCAGCCAGCGGGGCTACTTCTTATGATGTTTATTTCGGTACGACCTCGCCGGGAACATTTATTATCAATCAGTCCGGCACGAGTTATAATCCCGGCACGTTTACATATAGCACTACTTATTACTGGCGGATTGACTCAAAGAATGCTACCGGCACGACTACTGGCACGGTCTGGAGTTTTACTACTCAGATAGCGCCGCCGTTATCGCTGAATGTTGCGGTTATTTCCTCTTCGCAGATTGATTTGACCTGGACGGATAATACCGATAATGAAACCGGCTATAAAATAGAGCGTAAAACCGGCTCCGGCGGAACCTATAGCCAGATTGCCGACATAGGCGCAAATATCATCACATATTCCAATACCGGCTTGGTAGATGGTGCCATCTATTATTATCGGGTCAGGGCGTATAATGCAACCACTAATTCCGCCTATTCCAACGAGGCATCTGATGCAATTGCTCTCAATGCGCCGACTATCCTGTCGGCTAATACCGTGTCAACATCACAGATTAACCTCACCTGGACCGATAATTCCAGTAATGAAGACGGATTTAAGATAGAGTGCAAGACCGGTGCAGGTGGAATATGGACACAGATTACTACAGTTAGTGCCAATCTAACTACTTATTCCAATACCGGACTGACAGATGGAACGGTCTACTCTTACCGCATCATGGCTTATAATTCAAACGGTGATAGCACCTACACCAACGAGGCATCAGCCACCACACTACTTATCGCGCCTTTAGGACTTCTTACAATCATTTCACGTACCGCAATAGCGCTTTACTGGATTGATACTACTGATAATGAAGACGGATACGAGATAGAACGGGGCGTAACAAATACCGCCTATTCACTCCTTATTACAGTAACGGCAAATACCTCCGTCTACACAGATACAAATCTTTCTCTTTCTTCGACCTATTATTATCGTGTTCGGGCTTATAACAACGTAGCCGCCAGCGCCTATTCTAACGAAGTATATGTTAGGGCAAGAGATTGGTCGGTCATTGCGGCTGGTAGCGGGCACACCATTGCCTTAAAGATCGATGGCTCGCTCTATGCCTGGGGACAGAACTTCTATGGTGAATTAGGCGATGGGACAACAACTAATAGATTGACCCCGACCCGGATTGGCACGGATACCAACTGGTCAGCCATTGACGCTGGCGTCGGGTACAACATTGCCCTCAAGATCGATGGCACACTCTGGGCCTGGGGAGATAATGCCTACGGTCAATTGGGTGATGGGACAATTGGTACTAATAAAAATACCCCAACTCGTATTGGTACTGATACTGACTGGTTAGCTATTGCTGCTGGAGGCTGGCACACCATCGCCTTGAAAGCAAACGGCTCACTTTGGACTTGGGGATATAACGAATATGGTCAATTAGGTGATGGGACAACGATAAGTAAGACTACCCCAACCCGGATTGGCACTGAGAACAACTGGTCAGTCATTGCCGCTGGTTACGAGCACACCGTTGCCTTAAAATCAGATGGCTCGCTCTATACTTGGGGCTGGAATAGGTCTGGTCAATTAGGCGATGGGACAAGTGGATACGGGACTAATAAATTGATCCCGACGCTTATTGGCACGGGTTGGTCAGCCATCGCCGCTGGTTGGTATCACACCATTGCCTTAAAGTCAGATGGCTCGCTTCATACTTGGGGCTCGAACGGGTATGGTGCATTAGCCGATGGAACAATATATGCTAACTTGACCCCAACACTGATTGGCACGGGCTTCTCTGCCATCGCCGCTGGTGAGGAGCACGCCATTGCCTTAAAGACCGACGGCACACTCTGGGCATGGGGATCTAATGGCTTTGGTCGATTAGGGGACGGGACAACAATTAATAAGAACACCCCGACGCTTATTGGCACGGGCTGGTCAGCCATCGCCGCTGGTGGCGCTCACACCAGTGCATTAAAAACCGACGGCTCATTCTGGGCTTGGGGACTCAACGACAATGGTCAATTAGGAGATGGGACGACTACTCAGAGGAATACCCCAACGCAGGCGGGGCAGTAA
- a CDS encoding helix-turn-helix domain-containing protein: protein MLTVNDVCKQLGISTRTVYRLLKSGKLPAKRIGGQWRFEQKDVEKLLVYKTPTKYIIKPGLMTLKEVCEYLGLSRFTIYRLINVKKLPAVKLGGRWQFLQSEVRQFLTHSRDVPGHVLGMNFEGGVMTLNQVAQALGVNRRTIYRLVREGKLPATKIAGVWRFIRTEVSRYMLDHKYSYGTTGVKGIFFWSQALDKYYKRKDLYYVKDSAYDGFVGSNQDYHDFKTLKSIHADMPNDKFFAELHYRKISVQGGFILALTPKQYENLPTEEYVHWSGFRVPDNQLRHLQL from the coding sequence ATGCTAACTGTAAATGACGTCTGTAAACAACTGGGTATCTCTACCCGCACGGTTTACCGGTTGCTCAAATCAGGGAAATTGCCTGCCAAGCGCATCGGCGGACAGTGGCGTTTTGAACAGAAGGACGTTGAGAAACTGCTTGTATACAAAACGCCAACCAAATACATTATTAAACCCGGCCTGATGACCCTGAAAGAGGTCTGCGAATATCTGGGCCTAAGCCGGTTTACCATTTATCGGTTAATTAATGTGAAGAAGTTGCCCGCTGTAAAGTTAGGCGGCAGGTGGCAGTTTCTTCAGTCAGAGGTTCGTCAATTCCTGACTCATAGCCGCGATGTGCCCGGCCATGTTTTAGGGATGAACTTTGAGGGCGGGGTGATGACCTTGAATCAGGTGGCCCAGGCGCTAGGCGTCAACCGCCGGACGATTTACCGGCTGGTCAGGGAAGGCAAACTGCCGGCTACCAAGATTGCCGGAGTCTGGCGCTTTATCCGTACCGAGGTCAGCCGTTATATGCTGGATCATAAATATTCCTACGGCACCACCGGCGTCAAAGGCATATTTTTTTGGAGCCAGGCGTTGGATAAATATTACAAGAGGAAAGACCTTTATTACGTCAAAGACAGCGCCTATGACGGCTTCGTCGGAAGTAACCAGGATTACCACGATTTTAAGACGCTAAAGAGCATTCACGCCGATATGCCCAATGACAAGTTCTTTGCCGAACTGCATTACCGCAAGATAAGCGTTCAGGGCGGTTTCATACTGGCGCTCACGCCGAAACAATACGAAAATCTGCCTACCGAGGAATACGTGCACTGGTCGGGATTCCGCGTGCCGGATAATCAACTCAGACATCTGCAATTATAG